The following are from one region of the Silene latifolia isolate original U9 population chromosome 9, ASM4854445v1, whole genome shotgun sequence genome:
- the LOC141600142 gene encoding COP9 signalosome complex subunit 5-like, with product MDPKTIAQKTWEIENNIETVNDAASDAIFKYDEAAQVKFQQEKPWTNEPHYFKRVKVSALALLKMVVHARSGGNIEVMGLMQGKTDGDAIIVMDAFALPVEGTETRVNAQADAYEYMVDYSTTNKQAGRLENVVGWYHSHPGYGCWLSGIDVSTQMLNQQFQEPFLAVVIDPTRTVSAGKVEIGAFRTYPEGYKPPDEPISEYQTIPLNKIEDFGVHCKQYYSLDITYFKSSLDCHLLDLLWNKYWVNTLSSSPLLGNGDYIAGQISDLAEKLEQAENQLAHSRFGSIVAPSQKKKEEEPALAKITRDSTKITVEQVHGLMSQVIKDVLFNSVRPITSQAESSGPEPMVES from the exons atggaTCCGAAGACAATAGCGCAGAAAACATGGGAAATAGAGAACAATATAGAAACAGTAAACGACGCAGCATCAGATGCAATATTCAAGTACGACGAAGCGGCACAGGTGAAATTCCAACAAGAGAAACCATGGACGAATGAACCTCATTACTTCAAAAGGGTAAAAGTATCAGCATTAGCATTACTAAAGATGGTAGTACATGCTAGATCAGGTGGGAATATAGAAGTAATGGGTTTAATGCAGGGTAAAACTGATGGTGATGCTATTATTGTTATGGATGCTTTTGCTTTACCTGTTGAAGGTACTGAAACTAGGGTTAATGCCCAGGCTGATGCTTATGAATATATGGTTGATTATTCTACTACTAATAAACAG GCTGGAAGACTGGAAAATGTGGTTGGCTGGTACCACTCTCATCCTGGTTATGGTTGCTGGCTTTCTGGCATTGATGTTTCTACACAAATGCTCAACCAACAATTCCAAGAACCCTTCCTGGCTGTCGTCATTGATCCAACCAGAACTGTTTCTGCTGGAAAAGTTGAAATTGGTGCTTTCAGGACATACCCGGAGGGCTATAAGCCACCAGATGAGCCTATCTCAGAATATCAAACCATTCCCTTAAATAAGATTGAAGACTTTGGAGTGCATTGTAAACag TATTACTCATTGGACATCACATATTTCAAGTCTTCTCTTGATTGCCACCTCTTGGATCTTTTGTGGAACAAATACTGGGTGAATACCCTTTCCTCATCACCTTTGCTGGGAAATGGAGACTATATTGCTGGGCAAATATCTGATCTCG CTGAGAAATTGGAGCAGGCAGAAAACCAGTTGGCTCATTCTCGTTTTGGGTCTATAGTTGCGCCTTCTCAAAAGAAAAAAGAG GAAGAGCCAGCACTTGCTAAGATAACACGTGATAGTACTAAGATAACAGTCGAGCAGGTCCATGGTTTGATGTCCCAG GTAATCAAAGATGTCCTATTTAATTCCGTTAGACCAATTACGTCTCAGGCAGAATCATCTGGGCCCGAACCAATGGTTGAATCGTGA